One segment of Trichlorobacter ammonificans DNA contains the following:
- a CDS encoding transglycosylase SLT domain-containing protein, with the protein MKNSCITISIHHLIALLILVSLPLLIVACSNSRWYAPEETASVKEAPETHLEQEIRSVMEKGVSLEERKRQLPVIEAAFARLTTPERARNLAALCYIKTLGTPLTPLDMAEIALAETGGHALSSRATSPKGAAGVWQLMPSQARSHGYDPGEMRDDEKCAEAAVRTLLSKLEVADGKLDLAKKYYCGIGPQADAYLRKIRRIRKELQAALNAAGATVAMRTDDVSLTR; encoded by the coding sequence ATGAAAAATTCATGTATTACCATCAGTATCCATCACCTGATCGCCCTGTTGATTCTCGTGTCCCTACCGCTGCTCATTGTCGCCTGCAGCAACTCGCGCTGGTACGCTCCCGAAGAGACGGCGTCCGTCAAGGAAGCGCCCGAAACCCACCTGGAGCAGGAGATTCGCTCCGTCATGGAAAAGGGGGTTTCGCTGGAAGAGCGCAAGCGTCAGCTTCCGGTCATCGAAGCCGCCTTTGCCCGGCTTACCACGCCGGAGCGGGCCAGAAACCTGGCGGCGCTCTGCTACATCAAGACCTTGGGAACGCCGCTGACCCCGCTTGACATGGCCGAGATCGCCCTTGCCGAGACCGGGGGGCATGCTCTGTCTTCCCGCGCCACTTCTCCCAAGGGGGCCGCTGGTGTCTGGCAGTTGATGCCGAGCCAGGCCCGCAGTCACGGGTATGACCCCGGCGAGATGCGGGACGATGAAAAATGCGCTGAAGCTGCCGTGCGTACCCTGCTTAGCAAGTTGGAAGTTGCCGATGGCAAGCTGGACTTGGCCAAGAAATACTATTGCGGGATCGGCCCTCAGGCCGACGCTTACCTGCGCAAGATTCGCCGGATCCGCAAGGAGCTTCAGGCGGCGTTGAACGCAGCCGGTGCCACCGTGGCCATGCGAACGGACGACGTTTCGCTCACCCGGTGA
- a CDS encoding methyl-accepting chemotaxis protein produces MERTSSGAIGSGMTLRTRIVLLALSSILAMLVVVLMGAVMVSDVPFNGELRSKMVLTFVVVAALIALIVALALHTVRSVVNPIRQCIEFSGQLAAGSLQQRLNVRCSGEVGELVDAMNAMAENLHRIVSHLNGTTDELHAIDRTIERAAGQVVNATGLQEEAVSETTRIAVQFNDSVVRISQGIDQLASSAGETSSSVLEMAASIEEVAINTDTLATSVDEVSSSVIEMAASIKGIGANITNLLEASSTTASSVAQMDASIRQVEKSAMDTAVISETVRSDAANGLTSVQETIAGMQEIRRASRITAEVVEHLSLRVNDIGAILSVIDEVAEQTNLLALNAAIIAAQAGEQGKGFAVVADEIKELAERTSSSTREIALVINGVQEETGRAVAAINQAELAISAGEELSERSGAVLEKIVAGVQQAGLQISAIARATVEQAKGSQNIRIAMEQVEEMVEQIAHSTREHGRGSDMITSAVERMREMTNQVRSSTREQSKTSALIARATEDVTTMIERIRETCADQAVQSTAIERTIENIRLASSATSQAARVMNGAVTSLARQIEQLEKEMDGFTA; encoded by the coding sequence GTGGAGCGGACGAGCTCCGGAGCAATCGGCTCCGGCATGACCTTGCGTACCAGAATAGTGCTTCTGGCGCTTTCCTCGATTCTCGCCATGCTGGTAGTGGTTCTCATGGGTGCCGTGATGGTGAGCGATGTGCCCTTCAATGGCGAACTCAGGAGCAAAATGGTGCTGACCTTCGTGGTCGTTGCCGCTCTGATCGCTCTGATCGTCGCCCTTGCCCTCCATACCGTCAGATCCGTTGTCAACCCGATTCGCCAGTGCATCGAGTTTTCCGGCCAGCTGGCTGCCGGCTCCCTGCAGCAGCGGCTCAACGTCCGCTGCAGCGGCGAGGTGGGAGAGCTGGTGGACGCCATGAACGCCATGGCGGAAAACCTGCATCGGATCGTCTCCCACCTGAACGGCACCACCGATGAACTGCATGCCATCGACCGCACCATCGAGCGTGCCGCCGGACAAGTGGTGAATGCCACCGGGCTGCAGGAGGAGGCGGTTAGCGAAACGACCCGTATTGCGGTGCAGTTCAACGATTCCGTGGTGCGCATATCCCAGGGGATCGACCAGCTTGCCTCCTCGGCCGGCGAGACTTCCTCCTCGGTCCTGGAAATGGCGGCCAGCATTGAAGAGGTTGCCATCAATACCGATACGCTGGCCACCTCCGTCGACGAGGTGAGCTCCTCGGTGATCGAGATGGCCGCCTCCATCAAGGGGATCGGCGCCAATATCACCAATCTGCTGGAAGCATCCAGCACGACCGCCTCCTCCGTCGCCCAGATGGATGCCTCCATCCGTCAGGTGGAAAAAAGTGCCATGGATACGGCGGTCATTTCGGAAACGGTCCGTTCCGATGCCGCCAACGGCCTGACCTCGGTACAGGAAACCATTGCCGGTATGCAGGAGATTCGCAGGGCCTCCCGTATTACCGCCGAGGTGGTTGAGCACCTCTCCCTGCGGGTGAACGATATCGGCGCAATCCTGTCGGTGATCGACGAAGTGGCCGAACAGACCAACCTGCTGGCCCTGAACGCCGCCATCATCGCCGCCCAGGCCGGTGAGCAGGGCAAAGGGTTTGCCGTGGTGGCCGATGAGATCAAGGAGCTGGCTGAGCGTACCTCCTCCTCCACCCGGGAAATCGCCCTGGTGATCAACGGCGTCCAGGAGGAGACCGGACGGGCCGTGGCCGCCATTAACCAGGCTGAACTGGCCATTTCCGCCGGCGAGGAGCTCTCGGAGCGTTCCGGGGCGGTGCTGGAGAAGATCGTTGCCGGGGTGCAGCAGGCCGGCCTGCAGATCAGCGCCATCGCCCGGGCCACTGTCGAGCAGGCCAAGGGGAGCCAGAATATCCGGATTGCCATGGAGCAGGTTGAGGAGATGGTGGAGCAGATCGCCCACTCCACCCGCGAGCACGGCCGCGGCAGCGACATGATCACTTCAGCGGTGGAGCGGATGCGTGAAATGACCAACCAGGTGCGCAGCTCCACTCGCGAGCAGAGTAAGACCAGTGCCCTGATCGCCCGGGCCACGGAAGATGTGACCACCATGATCGAACGAATTCGGGAGACCTGTGCCGACCAGGCAGTGCAGAGCACGGCCATCGAACGGACCATCGAGAACATCCGGCTCGCTTCCAGCGCCACCTCCCAAGCGGCACGGGTGATGAACGGCGCCGTTACCTCCCTGGCACGGCAGATAGAGCAGTTGGAAAAAGAGATGGATGGTTTCACGGCATGA
- the trpA gene encoding tryptophan synthase subunit alpha, translated as MNKRIAAHLTSLRKTGRKALVTFITAGDPDLATTATLLPLLERAGVDIIELGIPFSDPMADGPTIQRASERALAAGTTLSSVLELVQSVRPAVTVPIVLMGYSNPIYHYGWERFAVDAAAAGVDGLLLVDLPPEEADELLPVARSAGLDLIFLLTPTSGPDRIARVARSGSGFLYYVTVTGVTGARQHVSQSLSGELAAVRSAVRLPVMAGFGISTPEQAALVAADADGVVVGSAIVKLFEQYRGEQLQEAVTALVGSLKLGISHSTRT; from the coding sequence ATGAACAAACGTATTGCCGCACACCTGACCTCGTTGCGCAAAACGGGGCGTAAGGCGCTGGTAACCTTCATTACCGCCGGCGATCCCGACCTGGCAACCACGGCCACCCTGTTGCCGCTTTTGGAGCGGGCCGGTGTCGATATTATCGAGCTGGGTATTCCGTTTTCCGATCCCATGGCCGACGGTCCCACCATTCAGCGGGCCTCGGAGCGGGCTCTGGCTGCGGGAACGACCCTGTCCAGCGTGCTGGAACTGGTACAGAGCGTTCGCCCTGCGGTTACGGTGCCCATTGTGCTGATGGGCTACAGCAACCCGATCTACCACTACGGTTGGGAGCGCTTTGCCGTCGATGCCGCGGCAGCCGGGGTGGATGGGCTGCTGCTGGTGGACCTGCCGCCGGAAGAGGCGGACGAACTATTGCCCGTCGCCCGAAGTGCGGGGCTGGATCTGATCTTTCTGCTGACCCCCACCTCGGGGCCGGACCGGATTGCCCGGGTGGCCCGCAGCGGCAGCGGATTTCTTTACTACGTTACCGTTACCGGGGTTACGGGGGCTCGGCAGCATGTGTCGCAGAGCCTGTCCGGCGAACTGGCGGCGGTGCGCAGCGCGGTCAGGCTGCCGGTCATGGCCGGCTTCGGCATCTCCACGCCCGAGCAGGCCGCCCTGGTAGCCGCCGACGCCGACGGCGTCGTGGTGGGCAGCGCCATCGTCAAGCTGTTCGAACAGTACCGGGGAGAGCAGTTGCAGGAGGCGGTGACTGCGCTGGTGGGCAGCCTCAAGCTGGGTATTTCACATTCAACGAGGACTTAA
- the accD gene encoding acetyl-CoA carboxylase, carboxyltransferase subunit beta, whose amino-acid sequence MSWFKRAKAGIEKSSTHNVKVPEGLWTKCPSCSESVLSKEIAENLQVCPKCGHHFRIAPRQRLQALLDNGTWLEHDAGMTSVDFLEFKDTKGYQERIDATLAKGGSRDAVICVEGGIEGIAVQVAIFDFSFMGGSMGSVVGEKITRAIERGVEKRQPVLVISASGGARMQESILSLMQMAKTSAALAKLKNAGIPFLSILTDPTTGGVTASFSMLGDLNIAEPKALIGFAGPRVIEQTIRQKLPEGFQRSEYLLDHGMIDMIVPRTEMRTTLGRLLAMLTKR is encoded by the coding sequence ATGAGCTGGTTCAAGCGCGCCAAAGCCGGAATTGAAAAGAGCAGCACCCATAACGTCAAGGTTCCCGAGGGGCTCTGGACCAAATGCCCCTCGTGCAGTGAATCGGTGCTTTCCAAGGAGATCGCGGAGAACCTGCAGGTCTGCCCCAAGTGCGGTCATCACTTCCGGATCGCTCCTCGCCAGCGGCTGCAGGCGCTGCTGGACAACGGCACCTGGCTGGAACACGATGCCGGCATGACCTCGGTTGATTTCCTGGAATTCAAGGACACCAAGGGGTACCAGGAGCGGATCGACGCCACCCTGGCCAAGGGAGGCTCCCGGGACGCGGTGATCTGCGTCGAGGGGGGAATTGAGGGGATTGCGGTGCAGGTGGCGATCTTTGATTTCTCCTTCATGGGGGGGAGCATGGGCAGTGTGGTGGGGGAAAAAATTACCCGCGCCATCGAGCGGGGGGTGGAAAAGCGGCAGCCGGTGCTGGTCATTTCCGCATCCGGCGGCGCCCGCATGCAGGAGTCGATCCTGTCCTTGATGCAGATGGCCAAGACCTCCGCAGCTCTGGCAAAGCTGAAAAATGCCGGCATTCCGTTCCTTTCCATCCTGACCGATCCCACCACCGGCGGCGTCACCGCCAGCTTCTCCATGCTGGGAGACCTGAACATTGCCGAGCCGAAGGCGCTGATCGGGTTTGCCGGTCCGCGGGTCATCGAGCAGACCATCCGCCAGAAGCTGCCGGAAGGTTTCCAGCGTTCAGAGTATCTCCTTGACCACGGCATGATCGACATGATCGTCCCCCGTACCGAGATGCGCACTACCCTGGGACGGCTCCTGGCCATGCTGACCAAGCGCTGA
- a CDS encoding bifunctional folylpolyglutamate synthase/dihydrofolate synthase — protein MAASQRLAEIFGRRRFAIRPGTERISGLLARLDHPERAFSSIHVVGTNGKGSTASFLAAMLTAAGCRTGLFTSPHLISYHERFQIDGALIAQDALERMLDRVLAVAAPEDTFFELTTALACCWFAENGVTVAVLEAGMGGRSDATAAVPALCTLITPVSRDHSQWLGETTAAIAAEKAAIAEAGTPLLSARQEPAVLAVLAEQCALRGQELLLCGRNFDVARRGDGSLCYRDADIRLEGLVPGLVGNYQSGNAALAIAGARSVARQLGLPLTGEQIRRGIAAARWPGRMELIRLDGGGRLLLDGAHNPAGAVALAEALREYQATRITLLLGLMEDKDIDGILGALGPLAQIIVTVEPRQERALSAQRLAEFCEQRGIPVLVGGTVPEGVAAARARTGVGDLLVAAGSLFVVGEVKAALAGQVCEAVRG, from the coding sequence GTGGCCGCGTCCCAGCGACTGGCGGAAATATTCGGCCGCCGGCGTTTTGCCATCCGGCCGGGAACCGAGCGCATAAGCGGCCTGCTGGCCCGCCTGGATCATCCGGAGCGGGCCTTTTCCTCCATCCATGTTGTCGGCACCAACGGCAAGGGGTCGACGGCGTCGTTTCTTGCCGCCATGCTGACGGCCGCCGGCTGTCGTACCGGCCTGTTCACGTCACCCCACCTGATCAGTTACCACGAGCGCTTTCAGATCGACGGCGCTCTCATTGCCCAGGACGCCCTGGAACGGATGCTGGACCGGGTGCTGGCAGTGGCCGCGCCCGAGGATACGTTTTTCGAGCTGACCACTGCCCTTGCCTGTTGCTGGTTTGCCGAAAACGGTGTGACGGTTGCCGTTCTGGAGGCCGGCATGGGGGGGCGTTCCGATGCCACGGCGGCGGTACCCGCCCTATGCACCCTGATCACGCCGGTCTCGCGGGACCACAGCCAGTGGCTGGGAGAAACCACGGCAGCCATTGCCGCCGAAAAGGCGGCTATCGCCGAGGCGGGCACGCCCCTGCTGTCCGCCCGTCAGGAACCGGCGGTACTGGCGGTACTGGCGGAGCAGTGCGCCCTGCGGGGGCAGGAACTGCTGCTGTGCGGCCGGAATTTCGACGTGGCCCGCCGGGGGGACGGTTCCCTGTGCTACCGGGATGCCGACATCCGGTTGGAGGGACTGGTTCCCGGCCTGGTGGGGAACTACCAGAGCGGAAACGCCGCCCTGGCCATCGCCGGTGCCCGTTCGGTTGCACGGCAGCTTGGTCTGCCGCTGACCGGGGAGCAGATCCGGCGCGGCATCGCCGCTGCCCGCTGGCCGGGCCGCATGGAGCTGATCCGCCTGGATGGCGGCGGCCGCCTGCTGCTGGACGGTGCCCACAATCCGGCCGGCGCTGTGGCACTGGCCGAAGCGCTGCGGGAATACCAAGCCACGCGCATCACGCTGCTGCTGGGGCTGATGGAAGACAAGGACATTGACGGTATTCTGGGGGCACTCGGGCCGTTGGCACAGATAATCGTGACCGTTGAACCCCGGCAGGAGCGGGCACTATCGGCGCAACGACTGGCGGAGTTCTGCGAACAGCGGGGGATTCCGGTGCTCGTGGGCGGTACGGTTCCCGAAGGGGTGGCGGCGGCACGGGCACGGACCGGTGTCGGCGACCTGCTGGTGGCTGCCGGTTCGTTGTTCGTGGTAGGAGAGGTGAAGGCTGCGCTGGCCGGCCAGGTCTGCGAGGCGGTGCGCGGCTGA